TAAAACAGTTGTGGGATATGTTTTCTCCGAAGCTGATCCACTCCCTTTTCCATTTCCCGTATGATCCGGTTATAACTTTCCTTATCATTTTTCAAGGCGGATAAATCAATGCCGTTGTGTATCAGATATTTGTTCTTGCGAAAACGCTCCATCCGTTTGGCAATCAGTCGTGTTTCCTGACGCGGATCATATACCGGACCGTAAGCAGCAGGTATACTGAGTATCCGGAAGAGGGGAATTAGCATAAAGTAGATAAAAAATGCAGCGATAACGAACATAAATACCCAAGCCGCGGCGGGATGTACTGAATACAGCATGGTATAAAGATGAAGAAATTCCTTAAAAATAATATAAAGGACAAAGAGAGAGAAAAATATCACTATTCGTTTAATGAGTTTCATTATGATCTCCGTTTACAGGATATACCGGCATGCGCTGATAAACAATTCAAGGTTGAGTGAAAATTAATTGTTATAATTTAAAGTGTTCATTCTTTTTAGAAAATAAAAAAATGTATTCAAACATTCAGATGTGTCCCAACCTGAAGATTTGGGTAAAGATTCAATTCTCCTCGATTAATCGTTTATAAACTGTTAATTTCCGGCTGTATGACAAAAATATTGTATATCTCACCGGAAAACATAGTCGGTTTGCTCAGCACCTGGAAAAAGGCCCATGAAACGGTGGGGAACAGCTGCCGTTATGTGACCATGTTTCACACGATTTTGGATTTTCCGGAGGATATCTGTCTTGACCTTCCTTTAATTACCAATCAGAACTGGTATCTGAAAATTCGCAGGAAGCTCCAAACCCGCTGGTATCAACGGGATCCGGATGTGGAAAGGCCGGGGAATCCACCCTGGTGGACACCGGCCAACAAAGTTGAAGCCTTGTATTTCAAGATGCGTGACCGTCTGTGGCAGAGACGAATTGAAAAAGCCATCCGGCTTCACGGGCTGGAAGATTTTGACATCTACCATTTTGAATGGGGATTGGATCTTTACCGGGATTGCCGTTTCGCCGAGCGTCTGAAAAGGGCCGGAAAACACATTGTGACCCACTATCATGGCATAGATTTAAGAAACCGGGGGGTCCTGCCCAAAATGGATGAATTAAGCGACCTTGTTTTGACCAATGAACTGGATCTCCTTCCCCGTTATCCCGGGATGAAATATCTTTTCTTACCCTACGACACGGAACAATTTCATCAGAAAGAAAGTGTAAATACGCCTCTCCGAATCCTTCACATGACCATGAACCGGTATTTCAAGGGAACGGAGCGCATTATTGAAGTCTGCAGACAACTTGAAAAAGATTTCAATGTGGAATTCATTCTACTGGAAAGAGTTCCCCACGATCAGGCCATGGCAATTAAGGCGACATGCGATATCAATATAGACCAGATTTCCAATACCGGGGGATGGGGATACGGCATGAACTCCGTAGAGTCCCTCAGTATGGGAATCTGCACCTGTACCAATATGCTGCCGGAGTATGAAGCTTTTATTCCCGATCATCCTTTTGTGAATATCAACAGCGAAAACCTTTATGAACAATTGGCAGATCTTATTCGAAATCCGGAAAAAATCCTGAAAAAGGGTGCGGAGGGAAAAGCCTGGGTCCGTAAAACACACGGTGTAAACAGCGTCAGGGAAAAACTGTATCAATATTACCGGGAAGCCGGTTTTATCGGAGATTGATCATGCGCATTGCTTTCAACATGGTAAGTCTGCACACGGGTGGCGGGAACAGAATTGCCAAAAATCTGCTTCTGAGTCTTGAAAACCACCCCGAACATGATTACCTGATTATCATTCCGGCAGACAAAGGTTTTGATTATATCCTGGAAAGAAGTCATATCCCTTTTACCGTCATCCGGAAACCACATCGGAAAACATCTTTCCTCAGTCGCCTTTGGTTTGACAATATCCTGCTTCCCCGGTACATCCGATCATTCAAAGCAGATGTACTGATCAGCCTGACCAATATCAGCACTTTTTTCCCGCCAGTACCCCATCTCCTCCTTTTCCACCATCCTCACTTTGTTTATCCTGAATCGGCTTACTACCGCATGATCGGAAAGGCGGAAAAATTCCGGAAAATCCTGGAAAAAATCTGTTTCCGGATGACCCTGAGAGGATCAGCAATGACCGTGGTACAAACACCGGTTTCAAAAGACAGACTGATTAAATACCATGCACGATACATCAAACCCGAAGCAGTTCACGTGATTCCCCACTCAGCCATACCCATCACACCGGAACCGGCACGCTCATTTCCCTATCCCTATGAAAAAGATACACTCTACCTGTTCAGTCCTACCCGATATTACCCTCATAAAAATCTTGAATTGCTGGAAAAGATTGCCCACAATTTGTTTAAAATAAACGTTTCAAAGGTCAAATTTTTAATAACACTCGACCCGTCCCATGATGTACGCGGGGCACGTTTTTTGAAAAAAATCTCCCAGGCTCCCGTTTCAGAATACTTTGATAATCTTGGCTTTGTTCCCACGGAATGCCTGGAGGATATTTATCACCACAGCCAGGCAGTGATCGTCCAATCCATTCTGGAAAGTCAGAGTTTTTCCTATCTGGAAGCTTTGCATTTTCACAAACCCATTCTGACGACGGACATGGATTTTGCCCATGTGGTATGTGGCTCTGCTGCCCGTTATTTTTCACCGGATAAACCGGAAGATTGGGCGAATTTTATAGCCGAACTGAAAAAAAATCCTCAAAAACTGGAAGAGATGAAACAAGCTTCTGCAGCACGTGCAGTAAAATATTTGGTTACATCTGAGCAGGTTTGCCAGGCTTATCTTAAACTCGCGGAAAAAATATCTCTCCCATCAATAAAGACCAAAACATAATTTAAAATTTACAAGTTAAGATTGAAGGACAGTGATTATTACAGAATTTAAAAACATAATACTTTAAAATTTTTCTCATTGGTCCTTGTTATGAAAAGAATATAAAAAGAGGCAGCATAAAAAAAAGAGGGCGACAATTGTCGCCCTCCAAACAAATCAGTACTCAGTACTCAATACTCAGCACTTATAACTCTATTAATACATTCCTCCGCCCATGCCGCCTGGCATCTGGGGAGGTGTATCTTCTTTTTCTTCTTTCTTATCCACGACAACTGCTTCGGTAGTCAGCAGGAGCCCGGCGATGGATGCAGCATTCTGAACAGCAGTCCGTGCTACTTTAGCCGGATCCACGATACCGAACTTATACATAGAGCCATAGCGTTCCTCGCGGGCGTCAAAGCCGTAATCATCTTTATGTTCAAGAACGTCTTTAATCACAATCGCCGGCTCAAGTCCCGCATTTTTCACAATCTGGCGGATAGGATATTCCAATGCCCGGCGGACAATATCCACACCAACTTTTTCATCCGACCGTTCTGTTTTAACTTCGTCCAATGCTTTGGATGCGCGCAACAGAGCTACACCACCACCGGGAACGATTCCTTCTTCAGCGGCAGCACGGGTAGCATGGAGAGCATCTTCCACCAGCGCTTTCTTTTCCTTCATTTCCACTTCAGTAGCCGCACCGATATTCAACACCGCTACACCTCCGGAAAGTTTCGCCAGGCGTTCCTGGAGCTTTTCCCGGTCGTAATCAGATGTGGTTTTTTCAATCTGGGTCCGGATTTCATTGATGCGGGCCTGGATGTTTTCATGTTTTCCGGCACCCTCCACGATAGTTGTATTGTCTTTGTCAATGGTGATTCGTTTTGCACGTCCCAAATACTCCAGCGTGGCGTTTTCCAGTTTGTAACCCTGTTCTTCAGATATCACGGTTCCATTTGTCAGGATAGCAATGTCTTCCAGCATAGCTTTACGGCGGTCCCCAAAACCGGGAGCTTTGACTGCAGCCACTTTGAGGGTCCCGCGGAGTTTGTTCACGACCAGGGTTGCCAGGGCTTCCCCTTCCACATCTTCAGCAATAATCAGCAAAGGACTTCCAGTCTGGGATGTTTTCTCCAGAATGGGGAGAAAATCTTTCATGGCTGAAATCTTTTTATCATGAATCAGGATGAATGCATCTTCCAGAACCACTTCCATACTTTCAGAATCGGTAACAAAGTAAGGAGAGATGTATCCCCGGTCAAACTGCATTCCTTCCACCAGATCCACGGAAGTGAGGGCGCTCTTTGCCTCTTCAACGGTGATCACACCATCCGTTCCCACTTTACTCATGGCTTCGGCGATAATATCACCAATGGGCTTTTCAATAATCTCTTCCTTGTCTGCTGTTTTTTTCAATATGCGAACCCGGTTGTT
Above is a genomic segment from Candidatus Neomarinimicrobiota bacterium containing:
- the groL gene encoding chaperonin GroEL (60 kDa chaperone family; promotes refolding of misfolded polypeptides especially under stressful conditions; forms two stacked rings of heptamers to form a barrel-shaped 14mer; ends can be capped by GroES; misfolded proteins enter the barrel where they are refolded when GroES binds); this translates as MSKIIEYDVEARAKLKAGVDILANAVKVTLGPKGRNVVLQKSFGAPTVTKDGVSVAKEIELEDNIENMGAQMVKEVASKTSDVAGDGTTTATVLAQAIIDEGLKNVTAGANPMELKRGIDLAAAKVVEELEKMSQKVDDSFEKIAQVGTISANNNRVRILKKTADKEEIIEKPIGDIIAEAMSKVGTDGVITVEEAKSALTSVDLVEGMQFDRGYISPYFVTDSESMEVVLEDAFILIHDKKISAMKDFLPILEKTSQTGSPLLIIAEDVEGEALATLVVNKLRGTLKVAAVKAPGFGDRRKAMLEDIAILTNGTVISEEQGYKLENATLEYLGRAKRITIDKDNTTIVEGAGKHENIQARINEIRTQIEKTTSDYDREKLQERLAKLSGGVAVLNIGAATEVEMKEKKALVEDALHATRAAAEEGIVPGGGVALLRASKALDEVKTERSDEKVGVDIVRRALEYPIRQIVKNAGLEPAIVIKDVLEHKDDYGFDAREERYGSMYKFGIVDPAKVARTAVQNAASIAGLLLTTEAVVVDKKEEKEDTPPQMPGGMGGGMY
- a CDS encoding glycosyltransferase — its product is MRIAFNMVSLHTGGGNRIAKNLLLSLENHPEHDYLIIIPADKGFDYILERSHIPFTVIRKPHRKTSFLSRLWFDNILLPRYIRSFKADVLISLTNISTFFPPVPHLLLFHHPHFVYPESAYYRMIGKAEKFRKILEKICFRMTLRGSAMTVVQTPVSKDRLIKYHARYIKPEAVHVIPHSAIPITPEPARSFPYPYEKDTLYLFSPTRYYPHKNLELLEKIAHNLFKINVSKVKFLITLDPSHDVRGARFLKKISQAPVSEYFDNLGFVPTECLEDIYHHSQAVIVQSILESQSFSYLEALHFHKPILTTDMDFAHVVCGSAARYFSPDKPEDWANFIAELKKNPQKLEEMKQASAARAVKYLVTSEQVCQAYLKLAEKISLPSIKTKT